The Salvelinus alpinus chromosome 22, SLU_Salpinus.1, whole genome shotgun sequence DNA window TCGTCTAAAAACACATATCCCacagcagtgattggggacattgcccatCATAGGGTACTGTCTTTCAGATgtgatgttaaacgggtgtccttctgactctctgtgttcactaaagatcccatggcacttattgtaggggtgttaaccacctaaccacctaatcatccccagcttccaactggctcattcctgtaactattccccaggttgttgctctaaatgagaatgtgttttcaGTCAACTTACCCGTTAACAAAATGAACACAAACTGTATCCCTGCAGTCAGATGATACCAATGATAAGTATTAATCCTAGATTACACACAGGAGGTGCCATTTAGGTACACCTCCATTGTAAAATATTTTGGAACCTATAGAAATGCATGTATTAATGTCTACAATCGTGTTTGACAAGTATATTCTATTACAGACTCCTTAATACATATTTTTTAATTATATTATGTGAACTGaacatttacagtaccagtcaaaagttacctactcattcaaggggttttctatatttgtaccattttctacattgtagaataatagtgaagacaaaactatgaaataacagatatggaatcatgtagtaactaaaacagtgttaaaaaaaataattacgttttatatttgagattcttcaaaagtagccaccctttgcctcgatgacatcacactcttggcattcactcaaatgaggtagtcacctggaatgcatttcaattaacaggtgtgccttgttaaaagttaatttgtggaatttctttccttcttaatgcgtttgagccaatcagttgtgttgtgacaaggtagggacgGAATAcggaagatggccctatttggtaaaagatcaagtccatataatggcagctcaaataagcaaataagcaaagagaaacgacatccatcattactttaagacatggtcagtcaatacggaaaatctcaagaactttgaacgcaaaaccatcaagtgctatgatgaaactggctctcatgaggaccgccacaggaaaggaaaacccagagttacctctgctgcagagttacctctgttcattagttaccagcctcagaaattgcagcccaaataaatgcttcacagagttcaagtaacagacacatcaaaatcaactgttcagaggagtgtgtgtgaatcaggccttcatggtcaaattgctgcgaataaaccactactaaaggacaccaataagaagatacttgcttggaccaagaaacacaagaAATTGACAttcggtagaaatctgtcctttggtccgatgagtccaaattttagatttttggttccaaccgccgtgtctttgcgagacgcagagtaggtgaacggatgatctccgcatgtgtggttcccaccgtaagcatggaggtgtgatggtgtaggggggcattgctggtgacactgtctgtgatttatttagaattcaaggcacacttaaccagcatggctaccacagcattctgcagtgatatgccatcccatctggtttgggcttagtgggactatcaattgtttttcaacaggacaatgaccgaacacacctccaggctgtgtaagggctatttgaccaagaaggacagtgatggagtgctgcatcagatgacctggccgccACAATCaccaacatatgctgagcaaccaacaagtgctcagcatatgtgggaactccttcaagactgttggaaaagcattccaggtgaagcagattgagagaatgccaagtgtgcaaagctgtcatcaaggcaaaggttggctactttgaagaatctcaaatatataatatattttgatttgttaaacacttttttggctactacatgattcaatatgtattatttcatagttttgaggtcttcactattattatacaatgtagaaaatagtaaaaataaaaacccttcaaatgaggtgtccaaacttgactggtattgtatataaatatataaaaacattctATTGAGTAGTAATGTTACTATCCTCACGACAACAAAGAAAttcttaaatacatgtaattttgtccttgaaacatttgaaATACTGTAggattccattcattcctatggaggactgctccttctGAGGAGTACCAATATGGTGGCCGGTGGCTTCAAACCACTCATTGGCCATTAcacagcaatccagggtttatacacatcattggGTGATAACATTCCTACGTAGTTCAGTATCTACTAGCCAGCTCACCAAATGACAGAAGTGAAAGCACAAGCACAGCCCAGGAACCAGACAGGCTGTTTTGAGCAGCATTCACATCCTTTAAAATCTGATTCTGCTGGAACGAGTAACATTAAAACCACTAAGAGGGGCTCAGCGCTGTAAATGTGTGGAGAATCTTTAGAGGTAGAGGATAAATAACATATCCGTCCCAAATGCATTTTGGAGGGCGCTAGGCCAAACATCTGCACCAAGGATGAGACTCTTCATTTCAACACTCCTCTACGTTGACATCGGGGAGGGCAAATATTGAACTTCTTAATAAACTCATGAAAAATGTGTGTGTACCATTTCACAAATATTTCTACGTTTTAGTTATGAGTTTTATGGGCAGGCTTTACATTTTATTCACAAGGCAGATTCTTTGAAAGCGTTCCAATATATACACAGGGTGCTGTCATCAGACACTATATCATCTGGGAGGCCGGCAACCTAAATCTCAGACTATTTTAATTAAACCGATGAACCAGGGAAGTAAAATTGTCAGTGTTAAATATTCTGCAGTGCAGACTTCACTACCTTAGAGAAACATTACTTACATGTAGAGGCTGGATATTTTTTAGTTATTGGTGCTTTTTCAATTGCTGTTTCCTGAACTCCTCAGAACACattggggggggggttaagagTGGGACCTTGGACCTTCTCCAATACGTTTGAGAGGAAAGTGAGAAGATAGGATGCGAGAAATCATGGGAAGCCGAAAAGATGCGAGAAATAACCGAAAGACGAATAGATGTGGAGCCAGCGTCTCCTCCCCAACTTAACATTGCACTTCCTGTCCTGTCCACATGGGGGACGTCAAGACAGATCCTCAATATAAGGCAGAGCCGTTGAAACCTGGGCTGAGTTCAGCAGGACACAACGTTGAGCAATGTTCACATAGAAATATGTTACGTAGAACAAACATacctctctgacatgtagaataagcGACCATGTCGTCTCTGTTCAGGACATTTCTATCAGCAACGCTCCACAATGTTTACAACTGAACACAGCGCACCACAGGGGatctatttaaaaaataaaactccTCTGAATTTCAATCATGAATCACAGGAGTCAtgcatgtatatatatttttttaataggtAACAGCTACgaacaggataaaaaaaaaaacattgtcttGTTTAAAATAAGAATAAAGAATGTGACTTACACTTCTCTTCACAtacaacagatacacagacaggCTACCATAGAATCAGTGCAAAAATATTCCCCAGGTAAAAACAACTTTAAAAAAAGATTAAAACAAGAGTAAAGTGCATGTTTTTTGAGAAACAGCCCCCTAGTTTTAGTTGTAGAAATTACAGCTGTTTTAGAAACCATAAGGGGGGGGgacccacagacacacataccTCCACAGACTCAGCATTCACCTGAACATACACGGACCACAAGTCCACACTAACAGATTACATAGGGTGCAACACAGCTAGTCAGTGCACACATACGACAGACAAGGGCCCAAGGGGGACAGTCTGGACCATAGTGCACATGTAGGGCCTAggccaccccacacacacacactcactcatagaCACCCTCGGCCTAGGGCAGAGTGTAGTGAGGTTACATGGTATTGTAGAGCACAGTGGCAGTCCGTTTCTTGTCGGTAGCCTTGCGGACCCGCCGCAGCAGGTGACTCTTCCCACTCTTCGGGGACTGGGTGCGGGTGAGCTGGGGGGAGAGGTCTGTCTCTAGCTCCTCCTCCCCTTGCAGAACAAGCGATGGAGGTGAGGAGGGAGATGGGGGATCACTCCCTGCAATTTGGGAGCCCCTATCAGTCCTGTCTGGGTCCAGTGGGTACACCCCCTTTAGGGGGGCCCTGGGGGTGTGGGGGCTCTGGGACAGCACCCGCTGCTTCTTGGAGACATCTTCTAAGCTGGGGTGATGGTGGGAGCGGGGGGTGGGCACCAATGGGGGTCTGTGAGGGCTGGCAGTGGTGGGCCGTAGGTCCCAGTCACTCAGGTCGTTGGCTGACAGCTCCAGGCAATCCAGCTTGGCCAGCGAGGCTGAGCGCTTCATCAAGGAGGGGGGCGTGAGGCCCGCCTGGCGGATCCGCACCTCGATCTCCATGGCCCTATGCCACACGGGCGTCTCCCTGTGATGCAGGCCCTGGAGCTGATGCTGCCCCTGACCAGGTCTCTCTCCagcccccagtcccagcccccccGCCTCGTACAGGAAGGCCTGCAGCTCCCTCAGGGTCTCCTGGATCTTCTCCAGCTCCTCACTGCTGCGTGCCAGGGCCAGCCTTCCGTGGTggggcaggggaggggaggggcgaTCCGTGTCTGAGTCCAGGGTCGTCACCCCCTCCAGCCACAGCAGTGCAGGGGAGGCCCGGGGCTGGGCCCTAGATGGCTCCAGAGACGAGCACACGATGATTGGGATGGGCTCAGGGGTGTGGTGGGTGTCTGGGTAGTGAGAGAAGGAAGGCTCTGGGGCAAAGTCCATGTCTAAGACGACAaaccctccctctgtcactctggtTAACTCTGTCTCCCCTTTGGGCTCTGCAGACAAACTGAAAGCCTCGTTCAGTATTCTTCCTTGTTCAGGAGCAGGGGGGCAGTCTGTGGTAGGAGCGAGGAGGGGTGGGCAGTCCGTGCTTGTCGTTTGGAGAGGAGATCGTGTGGGGTGAAACTCTGCACtgggggagtggagaggggagCGTTGGGTAGACGTGTTGCTGAGAGGTAAGTCCAGCTCCTGCCTCAGCCTCTGCTCCAGCTGTTTGGTGGCCCTGCGCACCGAGCCGGCCGGCCAATCCGAGGGAGGCGTGGAGGGGGATTGTGGGTAGGAGGAGGGCGAGGTCAGTGGGGTCTCCTCGTCGTCTGGGCACAGCTGCTGGGGGCTGCGGGGAGCCGGCTGAGCGGAGGAGAGGGGCGCCGCTGCCGGGGGGTGGGATATGGACTCTATCTCTGTGACGATATGGCGGACTGACACGCCGTTGTCGTGATGGAGAGGCGGCGAGGCTTTGGCGTGACTGGATCGGTCGCTACCGTCCTCCGTATGGGGGGAACTCTGAGATAGAGACGGAACAGAGAGAATGGTTTGAATGTCTGCTTTAAATGATACCTAAGCACAGTTACCTTTGTATTAATGCTGGAGCGTCACTAAAATCTTccaaaatacattttacagaaagaaaaGGACACCGCCCTAACAAAGTATGTAGACAACAGCTGTCTAAAAAGGTCTGGGGCTGTATGTACTGTTTCAGGCGCCTCAGACTGCTGATCTATGATCAGCTCCTCCTGACAAGATAATCTTATTCGTTGTGATCTAAAAAGGCAGAACTGATCCCAAATCAGCCCTCCTAgtctgagacgcttgatacacATTAGCAATGTATTAGCAAGGGAAACTGATCATAATGTAAAGGTACTTCCAATAGGTGGCAGTATTGTACAAACCATCCCCAAAGACATCCTTGTGTTGCTCCCTCCCTATCCAATCGAATGGATTATGATCAAATCCATTGACTGTCTCCATTGAGTACTGTAATCTTGTTAATCACTCAGTAACTCTCAGCAGGGCTGTGGAGCTCTGAAGGACATAGAACGGAGGCCGGCGTTCATCATTCGAAGTAatttcaatgtaaaaaaaacaaaacaaaaaaaaactcaCCTTTTCCTGTTCCTCTTCCTCAGTGACTGGCAGTGCTCCAGCAGGGTTCTCGGGGGACAGCGGCTGCAGCTCCTGGCTGGGGCACCGCGGCTGAGGCGTCCGCTGAGCCATCTGCTCGGAAAGAATCCGAGTCCTTCCGTCTTGGGACAGGCCCAGGAATTTCTCCCGGGCGCTGAAGAAGTCGATGCTGTCTGTGCTGAGGTTGGAGGACGCGGTAACGCATGTGGTGTCAACGGGGTTAGCGAGGACAGTGTCTTTGTCACCGCCGCTGGGGTTGTTGTTGTCATCATTGGCGTAGGGTCCTAAAGACAGAGGCGTTGTTGCGGTGAGAGGGCTCACGGCCATGGGGATCCCTGGGGACGCCATAATGACACTTTCCCCCCTCTCGCTCAGCGGGTCTGACAGGGAGCATCCCAGGGTGTCTGAGTCGTCACTGGACTCCAGGGTGGCCTGAGATACGACCTCTGAGCTGCTGAGGTCAGGCAGATCCAGGGTCAGCGCTACACTCTGGGCTTTCTGTTTAGGCACAGGACTGGACAGATGTGTGCTCAAACCTAGATGGAGGGGTTTGGCCAGTGGCTGGGggaagggagaaggagggaggatatGCAGTgaggggggaggatgggggaCGGCGGTGATTGGCACCGTCACGGCCACCACCGCCAGAGCAGAGTTGTCCATTCTCTCCTCGGGCACCACCGTGGCCGCCCGCGGAGTAGGCAGCGGCGGGAGGAAGGGGTCCTGGCGGGGTCCTCGCCCTCGAGAAGACAGGTTCTCCCGGGAGTCACACAGACCGTTGGACGCTGACGGGCCAGGGGAGTGGGAGTGTGAGCGAGTGAGTCGGACGGGCTCCGACTGTGTGTCTGAGATGTGGGAGCCCTCGGCCTTGTTGTCGGGGTCACTGGCGGCCCCAAGCGCCTGGAGCAGGAAGCGTTGCAGGGAGGGGGTGGGgccattgttgttgttgtgggggtCCGAGCGGCCCAAGGTGTGGCTGTGAGGGCGCGTCTTACACAGCAGCGACTCGTGGCGCTCTGAGAGGTCGCTGTCCGAGTGGGAGCGCCACAACTTGTTGTGCCTCTGCTTACTgcagagaaaggaggaggaaaaTAACAAACTGTCAATTTTCTTCATTCCATCACTGAAAAAGAGTCACTGCAGAGCCAGGTGTCTATGTGGCCCAATatgtgagagctgtgtgtgtgtgtgtgtgtgtgtgtgtgtgtgtgtgcctgcctacCTGGCCAGCAGGATACCCTGGTACTCCTCCAGCTGCTTCATGAAGGAGGGGTTGGGCTTGGTGACACCGCGGCGCTCCTTGACGTACTCGAAGGCCCTCTCCAGGTCCCAGCCGTACTCCTTCATGGCGTAAGCGATCACCGTGGAGGCCGAGCGACTCACACCCATCTTACAGTGGACTAGGCACTTAGCCCCTGCTTTCCTAATAGGGGAACACAGAGCACGGGTTAGAGTAGAGGGAGTGAAGAAGACAAGCtgatgacatacagtgcattcagtaagtattcagaccccttccacaCATTTTAGTtatgttacaggcttattctaaaattgattaaatagtaattttttctcctcatcaatctacacacaataccacataataaaaaataaaaaaacaggtgtaaaaaaattaaaaaattaatctCTTATATGAAATGTACTTatgtattcaggccctttactgagtactttgttgaagcacctttggcagcaattacatccttgagtcttcttgggtatgacgctgctagcttggcacacctgtatttggagagtttctcccattcttctctgtagatccactcaagctctgtcaggttggatggggagtgttgctgcacagctaatttcaggtctatccagagatgttcgatcgagttcaagtctggactctggctggaccactcaaggacttgtcccgaagccactcctgcgttgtcttggctgtgtgcttagggtagttgtcctgttggaaggtgaaccttcgccccagtctgaggtcctgagcaggtttgctccgttcatctttccctcgatcctgactagtctcccaatcctctctcggagctctagggacaattccttcaacctcatggcttggtttttgctctggcatgcactgtcaagtgtgggaccttatatagacaggtgtgtgcctttccaaatcatgtccaatcaattgaatttaccacaggtggactccaatcaagttgtagaaacatctcaatgatgatcaatggaaacaggatgcacctgagctcaatttcgagtctcatagttaagggtctgaatacttatataaataaggatTTAAGTTTTttgtgttttcgctttgtcattatggggtagtgtgtgtagattgatgaggatttttatatttaatcaattttagaataagtctaatGTAACAAAaaatggaaaaagggaaggggtctgaatactttctgaatgcactgtacagtattgTATCTTGATATAGTGGCTCATGCTTATGTTATAGAGCCTTCAACCTCAACTCTGGACCTtagaagccagttccactgcttgttttcattgttcccctctaatcagggactgatttagacctgggacaccaggtgggtgcaattaattctcaggtagaacagaaaaccagctgtCTCCAGACTTCGTAGGGTTatagttgaatacccctggtatAGACCATTCACATTGCTAAAAAGAACAATGCTAAAACCAAATATGCAAAAAATGAAATTTTACTAAAAACGTTCTCAAAATTAAAGCAAATCCTCTGAAAACCGAATTAATAATACTACATTTTCTTTGACAGATGGCTTTCTAGACACTCAAGAACACCTAATAGAGTGCATCATATCAGAGTTCCTACTTGGCCTTGGTGATGAACTTGTAGGTGTCGTTCCAGTACTCCAGCAGGTTGGTGGCCTCCTCGTCGTACACGCGGATGTTGTGGTACTCAAACATGCCTGGGAAGAAGTTGTCGATCTCCCGCGTCACGTTGAGGATGTACCTCACACTGAAGGAGTGAAACGGAGAACGTTACTCGTTGGAACTTCTACTCAGTATTGAAACTGTGCTGCAACTGTCACAGTAAACAACAATCTTTGACATGATGATAGACGACTCAGAATGGTCTCTTACCCGCTGGTCTGCAGCTCCTCCAAGTTAGAAGCGTTCCACTCAGAGCCCtggatacaaaaacaacagacttAAGTCCAAACTCGACAGATAATCATACAGATATCAGCAGACAGTCCGTCAGAAAAAGGGACAAGAGGAAGACTACTTAAAAGGAGTGCaatatataggcaatagggtgccacgCAGTCCTTGACCGTGCTCTTACCAGGTAAACATGGTCAAAGATCTCTGTGGGGCTGTCCATCTGACCCAGGATGACGATCATCTCGTTGTCAATAAACTCCTTGAACTCCCGAAGGTTACACGCCATCTGCATCTCCAGCTCTGTGCGAATCTGAGGAGGAACCGGTAGAGAACCCATTAGAACCCGTATATGACCTGTTAGAACCAGAACCAGTAGTGTGTGCCACAACATCTTCAACCCACCTCTTTGGAGGTGACATTCTCCAGGTCTTTCTGCATCATGATCTCTCGGAGGCGAGTCTTGATCAACCTCTCTGTGCGTTCCCTCTCTGTGGGCCTGTGGACACACAAAACACACcctcagtacacacacacctctcagggTTACGGGGTCTCAATTTAACTCTCACCCAGAACAGCTTGACCACACCACACTAAATATGACTTAGAGGAACTCACTAAAGCCACTTAGTGCCCCAGGTTCTCCACATCATACAAAAACACAGCTCAGTCCAGATTTGTTCTTGTTATAATGAGTCCCTGCCCTCCCCTCTCTAACTGCATTTGAGGACACATTTAGCCACTTGCACAGCACTAAGGGAAACATGCCCTGATTAGGTCCCATGAGACCCCGCTTCTGGTCTCCGCCCTCCCTCTCAGTCCCCCCCATCACTCGCTCTATCCATTCACTcactcccctccctctatccttgtctgttccccctcgctatctctcgctccctctcctacCAAATCACCTCTCGTCACAGTGGCTATGCTCCCACAACAGTCAACATTGTGCAGCAGGAGCAACA harbors:
- the LOC139549035 gene encoding protein phosphatase Slingshot homolog 2-like isoform X1 encodes the protein MTLGSLSATGSSAEGCFCSCCGAKITPYFSDNGVVSQNQVNQLISDSFLTVKGAAVFLPRGNGSSPSSVPGISQRQNKHTGDLQQHLQTMFTVLRPEDNIRLAVRLESAYAQPQCTRYMVVVSTNGRQDTEESVVLGMDFGSSDSSCTMGLVLPLWSDTLIHLDGDGGFSVSTVNRVHVFKPVSVQAMWSALQSLHKACEVARCHNYYPGSLFLTWVSYYQSQVSSDQVCINEWNAMQDVQSHRADSPVLFTDVPTERERTERLIKTRLREIMMQKDLENVTSKEIRTELEMQMACNLREFKEFIDNEMIVILGQMDSPTEIFDHVYLGSEWNASNLEELQTSGVRYILNVTREIDNFFPGMFEYHNIRVYDEEATNLLEYWNDTYKFITKAKKAGAKCLVHCKMGVSRSASTVIAYAMKEYGWDLERAFEYVKERRGVTKPNPSFMKQLEEYQGILLASKQRHNKLWRSHSDSDLSERHESLLCKTRPHSHTLGRSDPHNNNNGPTPSLQRFLLQALGAASDPDNKAEGSHISDTQSEPVRLTRSHSHSPGPSASNGLCDSRENLSSRGRGPRQDPFLPPLPTPRAATVVPEERMDNSALAVVAVTVPITAVPHPPPSLHILPPSPFPQPLAKPLHLGLSTHLSSPVPKQKAQSVALTLDLPDLSSSEVVSQATLESSDDSDTLGCSLSDPLSERGESVIMASPGIPMAVSPLTATTPLSLGPYANDDNNNPSGGDKDTVLANPVDTTCVTASSNLSTDSIDFFSAREKFLGLSQDGRTRILSEQMAQRTPQPRCPSQELQPLSPENPAGALPVTEEEEQEKSSPHTEDGSDRSSHAKASPPLHHDNGVSVRHIVTEIESISHPPAAAPLSSAQPAPRSPQQLCPDDEETPLTSPSSYPQSPSTPPSDWPAGSVRRATKQLEQRLRQELDLPLSNTSTQRSPLHSPSAEFHPTRSPLQTTSTDCPPLLAPTTDCPPAPEQGRILNEAFSLSAEPKGETELTRVTEGGFVVLDMDFAPEPSFSHYPDTHHTPEPIPIIVCSSLEPSRAQPRASPALLWLEGVTTLDSDTDRPSPPLPHHGRLALARSSEELEKIQETLRELQAFLYEAGGLGLGAGERPGQGQHQLQGLHHRETPVWHRAMEIEVRIRQAGLTPPSLMKRSASLAKLDCLELSANDLSDWDLRPTTASPHRPPLVPTPRSHHHPSLEDVSKKQRVLSQSPHTPRAPLKGVYPLDPDRTDRGSQIAGSDPPSPSSPPSLVLQGEEELETDLSPQLTRTQSPKSGKSHLLRRVRKATDKKRTATVLYNTM
- the LOC139549035 gene encoding protein phosphatase Slingshot homolog 2-like isoform X2, with translation MALVTVQRSPTPSVTSSPCVSEADSGEDDRRSQPRSISDSFLTVKGAAVFLPRGNGSSPSSVPGISQRQNKHTGDLQQHLQTMFTVLRPEDNIRLAVRLESAYAQPQCTRYMVVVSTNGRQDTEESVVLGMDFGSSDSSCTMGLVLPLWSDTLIHLDGDGGFSVSTVNRVHVFKPVSVQAMWSALQSLHKACEVARCHNYYPGSLFLTWVSYYQSQVSSDQVCINEWNAMQDVQSHRADSPVLFTDVPTERERTERLIKTRLREIMMQKDLENVTSKEIRTELEMQMACNLREFKEFIDNEMIVILGQMDSPTEIFDHVYLGSEWNASNLEELQTSGVRYILNVTREIDNFFPGMFEYHNIRVYDEEATNLLEYWNDTYKFITKAKKAGAKCLVHCKMGVSRSASTVIAYAMKEYGWDLERAFEYVKERRGVTKPNPSFMKQLEEYQGILLASKQRHNKLWRSHSDSDLSERHESLLCKTRPHSHTLGRSDPHNNNNGPTPSLQRFLLQALGAASDPDNKAEGSHISDTQSEPVRLTRSHSHSPGPSASNGLCDSRENLSSRGRGPRQDPFLPPLPTPRAATVVPEERMDNSALAVVAVTVPITAVPHPPPSLHILPPSPFPQPLAKPLHLGLSTHLSSPVPKQKAQSVALTLDLPDLSSSEVVSQATLESSDDSDTLGCSLSDPLSERGESVIMASPGIPMAVSPLTATTPLSLGPYANDDNNNPSGGDKDTVLANPVDTTCVTASSNLSTDSIDFFSAREKFLGLSQDGRTRILSEQMAQRTPQPRCPSQELQPLSPENPAGALPVTEEEEQEKSSPHTEDGSDRSSHAKASPPLHHDNGVSVRHIVTEIESISHPPAAAPLSSAQPAPRSPQQLCPDDEETPLTSPSSYPQSPSTPPSDWPAGSVRRATKQLEQRLRQELDLPLSNTSTQRSPLHSPSAEFHPTRSPLQTTSTDCPPLLAPTTDCPPAPEQGRILNEAFSLSAEPKGETELTRVTEGGFVVLDMDFAPEPSFSHYPDTHHTPEPIPIIVCSSLEPSRAQPRASPALLWLEGVTTLDSDTDRPSPPLPHHGRLALARSSEELEKIQETLRELQAFLYEAGGLGLGAGERPGQGQHQLQGLHHRETPVWHRAMEIEVRIRQAGLTPPSLMKRSASLAKLDCLELSANDLSDWDLRPTTASPHRPPLVPTPRSHHHPSLEDVSKKQRVLSQSPHTPRAPLKGVYPLDPDRTDRGSQIAGSDPPSPSSPPSLVLQGEEELETDLSPQLTRTQSPKSGKSHLLRRVRKATDKKRTATVLYNTM